Proteins encoded by one window of Arachis hypogaea cultivar Tifrunner chromosome 1, arahy.Tifrunner.gnm2.J5K5, whole genome shotgun sequence:
- the LOC112792511 gene encoding probable N-acetyltransferase HLS1-like, translated as MEELKLRIRKYEVESDGAKVEELERRCEVGPSESVFLFTDTMGDPICRIRNSPMYIMLVAEMDKELVGVIQGSIKVVTIHNHPPKDLAKVGYILGLRVSPNHRRRGIGSSLVVRLEEWFNSNDVDYAYMATEKDNIASKRIFMEKFTYTKFRTPSILVNPVNHYDLQISSNIEISRVKIEQAEYLYRRFMSSFEFFPNDIDNILRNKLSLGTFVANFKEDHFWGDFGSNGHQLPNSWAMLSVWNSGEIFKMRLGKATFSCLLYTKSWCLIDKIFPCLKLPTLPDFFNPFGFYFMYGVYHEGPFSGKLVRALCQFVHNMASKSKDENCKIIVTEVGGGRDNNNNELNHYIPHWKLLSCPEDLWCIKVLKNHQGTTTTTTNTFHELTKSPPTRALFVDPREV; from the exons ATGGAAGAATTGAAGTTGAGAATAAGAAAGTATGAGGTTGAATCTGATGGAGCTAAAGTTGAAGAACTTGAGAGAAGATGTGAGGTAGGGCCTTCAGAAAGCGTCTTCCTCTTTACAGACACTATGGGTGACCCTATTTGTAGGATCAGGAACAGTCCCATGTACATCATGCTG GTAGCAGAAATGGACAAAGAATTAGTTGGAGTGATTCAAGGATCAATAAAAGTGGTAACAATCCATAACCACCCTCCAAAAGATTTGGCTAAGGTTGGTTATATTTTAGGCCTAAGGGTTTCACCAAACCATAGAAGAAGAGGGATTGGATCAAGCCTAGTGGTGAGGCTAGAAGAATGGTTCAATTCCAATGATGTTGACTATGCATACATGGCCACAGAGAAAGACAACATTGCCTCAAAAAGGATCTTCATGGAAAAGTTCACTTACACCAAGTTTAGGACACCATCAATATTAGTCAACCCTGTGAACCACTACGATCTCCAAATCTCATCCAACATTGAAATTTCAAGGGTCAAGATTGAACAAGCTGAGTACCTCTATAGAAGGTTCATGAGTTCCTTTGAGTTCTTCCCCAATGACATAGACAACATTTTAAGGAACAAATTAAGTTTGGGAACATTTGTGGCCAACTTCAAAGAAGATCATTTTTGGGGTGATTTTGGGTCAAATGGGCATCAGCTACCAAACTCTTGGGCCATGCTTAGTGTATGGAATAGTGGTGAAATATTCAAAATGAGGCTTGGAAAAGCAACTTTTAGTTGCTTGTTATACACAAAGAGTTGGTGCTTGATTGATAAGATTTTCCCATGTTTGAAATTGCCTACTTTGCCTGATTTCTTTAACCCTTTTGGATTCTATTTCATGTATGGTGTGTACCATGAAGGTCCATTCTCAGGTAAATTAGTAAGGGCTTTATGCCAATTTGTGCATAACATGGCCTCAAAGTCAAAGGATGAGAATTGCAAGATCATTGTGACTGAGGTTGGAGGGGGGAGGGATAATAATAACAATGAGCTCAACCATTATATCCCACATTGGAAGTTGCTCTCTTGTCCTGAGGATTTGTGGTGcataaaggttttgaaaaatcaTCAAGggactacaacaacaacaacaaacacTTTCCATGAGTTAACCAAATCCCCACCAACAAGAGCTCTTTTTGTAGACCCAAGAGAAGTTTAA